The genomic window ATACTCGTTGCGTTCGTCGTCACCTTGATAGAAAGCAACACGGTTATTGTCATCTACAACAACCTGTGCGCTTTCATGCTTGAATCGACCTAGAGCCGTCCGCTTCACTGGCTTGCTTTGAGGATCATAGGGATCAATTTCTACTACCCAACCGAATAAGTGGGGTTCAAGTGGGTTGGTACGGTTGTTGAAGCGTGGGTCAACTTCATGCCAACGATAGCCGAAACCGTTAGCAGAAAGACCGTAACGATTCTGTCCTGCCAGAATTTCTGAATCTTCAATCCCTGAAGTAGAGACTATAGCTTCACCCAGATTTCCAAAGTAACCGTTCCAGTTTTCTTCACAAGTTAAATAAGTACCCCAAGGTGTGTAACCGTGGGCGCAGTTGTTGACTGTACCGTATGCGGTGAAACCGTCGTTTGTGCCAATTTCACTAAAGCCTGTGGGAGTAATGTTAAACTCCTTCGACTTCATCAGCGCATTGCCAGCCGCAGGCCCAGAAACCCGCATTTCAGTGTTAGAAGTAATGCGGCGACCATAAGGCGAATTGCGATTGTAAGTCCACTCATTACCGTTGTTGGAAATTTCGATTACAGCAACGCCATGAGCAGCTTGAGACTTACGTACTTTCTCAATAGTGACGTTTGGAGTCAGACCTTCAGAACCATGCAGGATATTTTCCTGGGTATACTCATGGTTCACACACAACAAACCGCTATTAATAGACTGATTTAAAAATCCTCTTAATGATCTGGCTTGTGAACTTACTGTCCGACCAACAACATTTCCTCTTGATAGTGGGAAGTAGTGCATACCATCATGGTGCATCCCCACCTGCATTGCTTGCGCTGCCGCATTTTGGGAAGCATCTGGTAGCCAGTCAGGTGCGCCAGGCATGATTGGGTCTCCCCAAGCAAGCAATACTTTGGCTGTGTAACCTTCAGGAACACTGACAAGATCCTTTTCTAAGACTCCTGTAGCTGGATTGAGTAGATTTGGCGGAATACTCTTGAAGCCAATACCAGCAAATCCTTTTCCCTTGGGAATTGGTGCTGCTTCCACACTGTGGAGAAAGCCACCAAGAGAAACATCGCCTAGGACGGTTAATACTGAAGTACCCACAGCTGTCATGATGAACCGCCGACGACTCACACTCACACGATCAATCACGTCACGGATTGATTCGTTTTTGGATGGGTTGAGCGTTGCATTGTTTTTCGGGTGAAAGCGTCCTTTCATTCTCTGTTCTCCATTTTGGGATTGACGGCTTTAATGTTCAGTTCATTCTTGAAAGGAAAGAGCAATATTGATTCTCAACAAACGCTCTATAAAATCACATAAGATATTCAATTTTCTGGTTTTTCAATAGTGAATGAGCCGCATAAATTACAACTTTAGAAAATATTTGATTAAATTAGATAGCCTTACTGCTTTACCAGATTCATATTGAAGCAATCATGGTAATAACAGACTCACAAAGCCTACCAATAGGGTGTTATTGTGTCGGTTCTAATTAAATCTTTGTATTACAACATACTTTTTAAATATTTTCTAACTGTGTTCATGCTGCTCACACTGGCAACAACTATTGAAATTTAGTCAATAATTGTTAACTTGAGGTTATATATTCATTAATTAGAGTTTATTAACAGATATTTTTTGAGAGAAAATACTGCGTTGTTGCAAGTATTTATAGTCAAGACTTCAGTTTTTATTTTCCCAGGACTAAAGTTCTGACTACGAACTAGGAACTGTGTTGAGTGTCGGAGTGTCCTATTCTGGATATGGGTAGTTCTGTTGTGGGTGAGACTGTGTTTATCAGCGTTGTAATACCAACTTATA from Nostoc sp. UHCC 0870 includes these protein-coding regions:
- a CDS encoding PhoX family protein, whose protein sequence is MKGRFHPKNNATLNPSKNESIRDVIDRVSVSRRRFIMTAVGTSVLTVLGDVSLGGFLHSVEAAPIPKGKGFAGIGFKSIPPNLLNPATGVLEKDLVSVPEGYTAKVLLAWGDPIMPGAPDWLPDASQNAAAQAMQVGMHHDGMHYFPLSRGNVVGRTVSSQARSLRGFLNQSINSGLLCVNHEYTQENILHGSEGLTPNVTIEKVRKSQAAHGVAVIEISNNGNEWTYNRNSPYGRRITSNTEMRVSGPAAGNALMKSKEFNITPTGFSEIGTNDGFTAYGTVNNCAHGYTPWGTYLTCEENWNGYFGNLGEAIVSTSGIEDSEILAGQNRYGLSANGFGYRWHEVDPRFNNRTNPLEPHLFGWVVEIDPYDPQSKPVKRTALGRFKHESAQVVVDDNNRVAFYQGDDERNEYIYKFVCAQPYNPGNRAANRDLLDSGILYVAKFNDNGTGQWIPLVYGQNGLTPENGFNSQAEVLIKTRQAGDRVGATMMDRPEWVAVRPRIGGYKEIEVYCTLTNNTRRGTANPPIVNQIDGSTNAGSARPAVDAANPRPDNRYGHIIRWREDGRSVAATTFKWDIFVEAGDKTRPEDNLKGNTKGDDFSSPDGLWFDDFGRLWIQTDQAGDGLGSTINGVPELINIGSNGMFCADPNTKQVRRFLTSPTDCEVTGVITTPDGKAMFINIQHPGDSGTTSNPTQTSNWPYSQGYGLPGRPRSATVVITRNDGGVIGGL